Genomic DNA from Deltaproteobacteria bacterium:
ACGCACACACTTGGCCTATATCGAACCAACTCCAACAAGGTGGGGTTCCGCTATGGCCAGGTTTCTAACTTACGACCTCAACCCAACGCACTACCCTGACATAATCGCGTTGCTGTTAACATGACATATTGACGTTGCCACGACACGAACTTGGCTGCCAGGTCCGTTAAAGTGACGTGCAAGGAACTAAGCGGCGGATTGAGGTGTGTAGGTCAATTGGCGGTCAACCAGCGCCGCGAAGACCGCCAGCAAATTGTCATGGGGCCGCGCGTTGCCGTCGCTCTCTACGGCGAATAGATCGATGACCTGGTGGATCGCTTCGATGGTCGAATAGAACTGCGGCCGCGGTTGGCGCCGGATGCGATAGCTCGATGGCGTCACCGGCGTGAAACTAACCGTCGGCAAACGGCGCAAATTTTCGCTCAAACCGATCATCTTACGCACGCTCTTCCAAGTGCCGTCGAGAACGAAGACCACCAGCTGTTGCCGCCGCGGGAATAGAGCCGCGCGTTCGCCACGATTCAAGTTCGAGAGATTGATTGAATCGGAGCTGGGATAAAGCACCACAGAAAAATTCTTTGGATCGTCGATCACCTGATTGACGCGCCGGTCAGAGCTGAAATCGACGCCCTCGTTGAGTGTCGAGTTATTCAAACACAGATGGGCCATGCGGCCGGTGCCGAGGCGATGCTTCGCTTCGCGCGGCTGGCTTAGAATTATAAAGCGCGGCTCGGATGCGAACGACCGGATGAGCGGGCAGTAGCAACCGCTCAGCGGCCGGCGGCAGCGCCAACAGCAAGACCGATACTCGCTCGGCACCTGAAAAGGCGTCATTGGCGGTCCAACCGTTTCGATAGGAATCAAATTTGAAATAGTTCAGCCCAGCCTTTGTGCGACGATACCGGCGCGAAACGACCCGCCGCCGGCATCGGGAAACTTGCCTTCGCGGTAGGAGAGAACGCGAAAGTCGTCAAAGCTTTTGAGCAGCTCGTTATGGCCCAGCAGGTAAGCGGGATTTTTCGGCTGGCCGATTTCTTTCTGGTCGATCAAATAGGTTTCGTAGATAACGTAACCGCCAATCTTCACCGCTCGCTTAATTTGTGGCATCAGCGAGCGCTGTAAGTAATTGAAGCTGACGATCAGTTGATACGCCGCCGCGCCGAGATGAACTTGCTCAAGATCGACCTGCTGCCAATCGATGGTCAATCGTTTCGCTTCGGCGTGGCTTCGTCCAGCCGCCAATGCGACACTGGAAATATCCATGGCGACGACTTCGAAGCCCAGCTCAGCAAGATAAAGCGCATTTCTCCCCTTGCCGCAGGCCAGATCCAACGCGCGCCCGCGCGGCACCGGCCAAGCATCGGCTTCGATCATCTGGCGCAAAAAGCTCGCCGGCTCCTCGCCAACCTGCGACTGCGCATGCTGCGTATCCCATCTAACTTCATCGTCCCTAGACATGCTTTACTCCATCGGCAGTTTAGTAAACCGCGCGCGCCAACGTGAGCACGTAGACTTCCTTGGCGCCGCCGCGCTTGAGCGTTCGGCTGCACTCGTTCACCGTCGCACCGGAAGTATAAACATCGTCGACCAACAAAACGATTTTGCCTTTAACCGACTTGTCCGGATGGAGCGCGAAGGCGCCGCGCACGTTGCGCCGCCGCTCATCTTCCGGCAATTGGGTTTGCGGCGGCGTTTCTTTGGCGCGCTGGAGAATGAACGGGTCCACCGGCAATCCATAGGCGCGGCCAACTTGTTTGGCCAGTAATAGAGATTGATTGAAGCCGCGCCAGCGCAATCTTTTCGTATGCAGCGGCACGGGCACGATCAGATCGGCTTGGCAGGCGGCGAGAAATTCTCCGCAGCCGCGCGCCAGCAGCCGGCCCAGCGGCTTGCCAAGGGACACCTTGCGGCCGTATTTATATTTCTGCACCACTTGGCGCAGCGGATGTTCGGCCAACTCTTCTCTCGGATAACAGGCCCAAGCGCGCGCCGCGGCAAAACGCGGCGGCCGCTCCAGGCAAACGCCGCAAGTGTGATCGTCGCCGCTGGCATCGAGAAACGGCCGGCCGCAAACGTTACACAATGGGTGGGCCACCAGTTGAATCTGTTCCCAACAAGGAGTGCAGAAAAACTCCGCGTCCCGGCCGTCGATCCTTCCCGCGCACGCGCGGCAGCGGGGCGGATAAAGCCAGTCGATCAGCCAATCGAAGCGCTCGGAAAAGTTTGGTCTTGCCGCAAGTTCCATAACGCACCCCAGTCTATCAAATCCGCGCTCCAACTGGGAAAGCAAAAAACCGGCGGCCGATCTCCGAATTGACGGGGAACATACGGCCATGATAGCTGACGTAATCATTAACTTGGGAGATCAACATGAAGCTCGCCGAATTGCATTGGCCGGAAGTAAAACAGCTAAACCGTGAGAACACTGTTGCCGTCATTCCCGTCGGCTCGATGGAACAGCATGGACCGCACCTGCCCTTTTCGGTGGACATTCACGTTTCCTCACGTATCGCCGAAGAGCTCGAAAAGCGCATGCCGGAAATCCTTCTAGTGCCGTCCATCTGGACGGGAGTCTCGGCACATCATATGGACTATCCCGGCTCAATTACACTGCGCGCGAGAGTCTTCATCGATCTGCTGCACGACGTCTGCGCGTCGCTGCATCACCATGGATTCCGTGAAATCGTATTGCTCAACGGCCACGGCGGTAACCGTTCGAGCTTAGAGGTCTTGGGGCAGGAGCTCTTCGTCGAATTCGGACTAACGGTCAATACCCTAGCCTATTGGGACCTCGTGCCTGACTTAGTCAAGTCGCTGAAAAAAACTAAATCCACTGGCATGGGCCACTCCGGCGAGCTGGAAACATCCTTGATGCTTTACTTGGCGCCACATCTTGTGAATCAGAAAGAAATTCCCCAGGGCGAGCTAGGCATCGAAGCACCCGGCCCGACAACCGGCATTAAGCGCTACGTCAACATGAAAGAGCACTCGATTCCGGGCGTCATCGGCATGCCCTCGGCGGCGACTGCGGAGATCGGCAAGAAACTCTACGATGGCGCCCTCGACGCCCTGGAGAAAGCCATGCGGGCACTACAACAGCAGCATCACTAGAAAGATCGCTGCAGCCGTCCGCGCTATTTCTTAAAAATCTTGCCGTATTTTTCGCCCAGCTGTTTGTATTCGCTCTCGCTTCGCTGAATCGATTCCACGAATTTGATAGCACTGGCATCTTTGAGCGGTGGCGCGACACCGCGCAGATTGACGAACTCACAATCCTTGGCCAGCGCTTCCATGCTCTCTTTGCTGTACCAGTGATCAATAAATAGCTTGGCGGCGTTCGGATTGGCGGACTTCGAACCGACCGCGATATAATTGGTTTCTCCCAGGTAAGCCGGCAGACGCACGTAGTCGAGCGGGACGCCGTTCTTCCCCATGTCACAGACGTATTTGATGTAGGCGATTCCGATCGGCTTTTCCCCGGAAGCGATCGCTTCCACCGCCGGAGTTAGGGAACGGTGCAATAACGGCCGGCTCGCCGCCAACCGCTGGACATACTCATCCTCTTTCGCACGATCGCCGAGCACAAGATGTAAACTCGCCAACCAGCGCACCATCGAGGAGTGCGATAGCGGGTCGGACATGGTGGTCTTGCCGTCCCACTTGGGATCGACATAATCCCAATAAGATTTGGGCGCTTCAGCGGCACTGACCAAACGCGTGTTGTAGACAAAGCCAATGATCGAGCTGCGGTAGTTGGGACTGAAAAATGGGTGGTGAAACTGCTTGTCGAAGTTCTTACTTTCGGGGGTCTGATATTTGAGAAACATGCCGTCCTTACGCATGATCTCCATGGCGTCGACGCCGGTAAAGAAAACATCCCAACCCACCTTTCCCTGACGAAATTCGGCAATCGCCCGCTCCATCACGGCGGTCGTCGAGGCCCGCCAGTAGGTTATCTTGATCGCGGGAAACTTCTTCTCGAAGCCACCCAACACCTCTTTCATGACTTCTTCTTGGAGCGAGCCATAGATGGTCACTTTGCCTTCCTTCTTAGCTCCCTCGATAATCGCTTTCGCTTGGCCGTGCGCAGGCATCAGACTGACTCCGAAAACCAACAAAGAGACAATCGCAAAGCGCAACACTTGAATTTGGGCTTTCATGGGGACCTCCACGGCAAGACTGTTTTAGATCGAGTCGGATTGGGAATATCAAACTCAGCTGGTTTTTGCCAAGGTCATAGCGTAGACATCCTGGGCTCCGGTGCGCTTCAAGGTTCGGCTACATTCGTTAATCGGCGCGCCGCAGGCATGAATGTCAGCGGCAACGGCCAATCAATGGGATAATTGAAACGGCCCGGCGACGTTGAAGATGAATTCGGCGCCATAAAGCCGAGCCGACTCGATCGAAAACGGTTTGAATTTCGAGCGAAATGCGCTGGCAACGAGAAACGGGACACCAGAAAGCTAGGAATCAAGAATCAGCGACCTGCCCGTCATCTCCACTGGCTGAGGCAAACCGAGAAGCTGCATGACCGTCGGCGCGACATCGATCGCGGTGCCTTGATTGAGCCGGCAGTAACGATGCTCTTCATCGATCAAAATCACCGGTACCAGATTGGTGGTGTGCGCCGTGTGCGGCATGCCGGTGTCGTAGTCGATGAGCTGCTCGATGTTGCCGTGGTCGGCGGTGATGATGATTTTACCTTTTTTTCCGAGCACGGCGTCGACCACTTTGCCCAAACACTCGTCGATCACTTCCACCGCTTTGACCGAAGCTTCGAAGTTGCCCGTGTGGCCGACCATGTCGGCGTTGGCGTAATTGGCGATCACCATACCGACATCTTGCTCGCGCAAATATTTTACCAGCGCTTCGGTCAGCGGCCGGGCGCTCATCTCCGGTTTCAAGTCGTAGGTCGCGACATCTTTGGGCGACGGGATGAGAATCCGTTCTTCACCGGGATATTTTTTTTCCTCGCCGCCGTTGAAGAAATAAGTCACATGCGCGTACTTCTCGGTCTCGGCGATGCGCAATTGCTTCACCCCCGCCTGGCTCGCCACTTCGCCAAGAATTTTGCGAATCTCGCGCGGCTGATAGGCGACGGGAAAGTTAAATGTTTCGTCATATTGCGTCATGGTCGTGTAGCTCGCCAGTTTAACGTAGCGTTGGCGCGGGAAATCGTTGAAATCGCCATCCATCAAAGCGCGCGACAATTCCCGCGCCCGGTCGGCGCGAAAGTTAAAAAAGATCACGCCGTCGCCGTCGCGCATGAGCCCATCGGGAGCCACGTCGGTAATAACTGTTGGCAGGACGAATTCGTCGGTGATCTTTGCTTTGTAACTGGCGCGAATCGCATCCAACGCGGACGGCGCCTGGTTGCCGATCCCTTGGGTCAGACAAACGTAAGCTTTCTCGACCCGGTCCCAACGTTTGTCCCGATCCATGGCATAATAGCGGCCACTCACGGTGGCGATTTTCACGTTGGGAAATTGCGTCAACTTGCCGTTCAGATCGACCATGAACTGTTCGGCGCTATTGGGCGCCGTGTCGCGGCCGTCGAGAAACAGATGGAGAAACACTTGGTCGAGCTGCTCGCGCTTGGCCATTTCCAAGATCGCCGCCAAGTGTAGCTGATGACTGTGCACGCCGCCGTCGCCGAGCAGCCCCATCACGTGCAATCTATTGCTCGTCGCTTTGGTCTTACGCAGCGCGTCCAACAAAACTTTATTGTGATAAAAAGTTTCCTCGTCGATGTCTTTATGAATCAGCGTCAAGTCTTGATAGACCACCCGGCCGGCGCCGAGGATCATGTGGCCCACTTCCGAGTTGCCCATCTGGCCCGCCGGCAGACCGACATCGACGCCCGACATGGAGAGTCTTGAATTAGGATAATCGCGCAGCAACGCGTCGAGATGGGGCGTCGTCGCGTTGGCGATGGCATTGAATTCTTTACGCGGATTGATGCCGAAGCCGTCTAAGATAATCACAACCACGGGCTGAGTGCTGCTCAAGGATATGTCCTTTCACTGGGGCTTTTCTACCGCGAGTGAGAAAGCAATTTTAAGGCGACAAGTTTTCGTCGGCGGTTTGAAACTGTTGGATCATTTTGGCGTAAGCATCGGGAAGTTTCGCGCGTGGCGCATGGCCCCACAGGCCATCGAGATCGTAGAACTGGCGCACCGGTTCGTAGAAGATGTGCACGATCACGTCGGAAAAATCCATCAACAGCCAATGGCCGCGTTGCGTCCCTTCGACCGCGAAGGGCTTGAATCCTTCTTCGATGCCGTCGTCTTCCAATCCCTGGGCGATGCTTTGCACCTGGCGGTCCGAGCGGCCCGAACAGACGATGAAATAGTCGGCGATGGATGTATGCGCGTGAACGTCCAAGACGGTCAAGTCGCAGGCTTTGCGGTCCAGCGCGGCGCGAACCAGGAGGAGAGTTTTATCCCAAGAGCTAATATTTTTTTTCACGGTGACACCGCTATGCCTGCCGGCCGGCGTAGAGGCCGCGCCGCTTGATGAACGTTTCCACTGCCGACGGGACTAAATAACGAATCGATTTCCTTTGCCGGACCAAGGCGCGGATTTCCGAAGCTGAGATGGCGATGTCGGTTAGCTCGATAAAGTGTACGCGTGTGCCGCTCCGATGCAGAAAATTGTTACGCTTGGAATCATAACAAAAGAGTTTTTTGACGGCAACGCCGGTGCCTTTGAGAGGGTTGTGCTCTTTGCTACCGGGCCGCGAGGTGACGATGAAGTTGCACAAAGAAAAAATCTCGCCAAAATCTTTCCAGGTGCCGATCTCCCGAAAGGCGTCCAGGCCGATGATGAAATAGAGCGAGTCGCCTTTCTTCAATTTGCCGGCGAACTCACGAATGGTATCGATGGAATACGACAAGCCGGGCCGAGCCAGCTCTACGGTCGAGACCGCGAAACGCGGATTGCGCGCCACGGCCAAACGCACCATGCGCAAACGGTCCTGCGCCGGCGTCGTGGTCTGGCCGCTTTTATGCGGCGGCATCGAAGCCGGAATAAAAATCACTCGATCGAGGCGATAAGTTTCGCCGACCTCTTCGGCGCTACGCAAATGGCCCCAATGAATCGGGTCGAAGGTGCCGCCGAAAATGCCGATTTTCATTAGAACGTGAAGCGACCTTTCGGCATGCGATGGGCTGAATTGGGAAAAAGGTTTTTCGTCTGGCGTCTGGCGTCTGGCGTTAACTCCAAACCTAAGACGCAAGACGCTAGATAAGAGCCATTTGGTCGAATTGCGATTGGTAGATTCGTCATTCGCGAACCTGACCGTCGCCAAAGACAATAAACTTGGTAGTCGTCAACTCTTCCAATCCCATCGGCCCAAAAGCGTGAATCTTGCTTGTGCTGATGCCGATCTCGGCGCCCAAGCCCAGCTCGCCGCCGTCGTTGAAGCGCGTCGAGGCGTTGACGATGACCGCGGAAGAGTTGACCCGATCGATGAACTCGCGGGACTTCTGATAATTGTTCGTGACGATGGTTTCGGTGTGTTCCGAGCCGTATTTTTCGATGTGCGCGATCGCGTCGTCCATGTCTTTGACCACGCGCACGGCGAGAATCAAATCCAAATATTCCGCCGACCAGTCCTCCTCCGACGCCGGCTTGATTCCGGCTACCAGCGCGCAGCTCTTTTCGCAGCCGCGAATCTCGACGCCGGCAGCTCGATACTTGGCGAACATCGAAGGGAGAAACTTAGCCGCGATCGCTTCGTCAACGAGCAGCGTCTCCATGGCGTTGCACACCGACGGCCTCTGCACCTTGGCGTTGAAGCAAATCTTCTCGGCCATCTCCAGGGACGCATCGGCGTCGACATAAACATGGCACACGCCTTTGTAATGCTTGATCACGGGGATTTTCGAATTGGCCACCACGGCGCGGATCAATTCCTCGCCGCCGCGCGGAATAATCAGATCGATATACTCTTCCAATTGCAGCAGTTCGGTCACCAGCGCGTGATCCTTGAGCTGAACCACTTGCACGGCATCGGCCGGCACGCGCGTCTCGGCGCAGGCTTGGCGCAGCACCGCGCCGATCGCTTGATTGGAATGATGCGCTTCGCTGCCGCCACGCAGAATCACCGCGTTGCCGGATTTGAGACAGAGCGCCGCCGCGTCCGCCGTCACGTTGGGACGCGCTTCGTAGATCATGCCGATGACGCCCAGCGGAATCCGCATGCGGCCCACCTGTAAGCCGTTGGGCCGGCGCCACATCTTGACGACCTCGCGCACCGGGTCGGGCAGCGCGACCACATCGCGTAAGCCCTGCGCCATCGCGCCGACGCGATTTGAATTGAGCGCGATGCGATCGAGCACCGCACTCGACACACCGTTGGCTTGGGCGAATGCTAAATCTTTTTTATTTTCTTCGATCAAGAAAGCGCTCTGGGCTTCGAGCTTGTCGGCCATCAGCGTCAGCGCGCGATTTTTTTCCGCCGACGACAACGGCGCCAACAGGCGCGCGGCGATCTTCGCCTGCTTGCCCAGCCGCAGGGCTTCTTGTTTTAGCGTTTGATCCGACATGGACGTTTCACAGTATCACTAAATCGTCGCGATGAATGATCTCTTCGTAGGCTTTGTAGCCCAAAACTTTTTCAATCTTGCTTGTATGCAATCCTCTGATCCGATTCAACTCCTGGGCGCTATAGTTGACCAAGCCGCGGGCGAACTCTTTGCCGGCGAGATCCAAACAGCGCACGCACTCGCCGACGCCGAAGACACCGCGCACTTCTTTCAAGCCCGACGGCAACAAGCTCTTGCCCTTTTGCACGACCGCGTCGTAGGCGCCTTGATCGACGACCAACTCGCCGCCCGGTTTCAAATTGTAAGCGATCCAATGTTTGCGATTGGGCAAACGGTTCTCTTCCGGCAAGATCAGCGTGCCGACCTGGGTTTTAGCGTCGAAGACTTTTCCCAACACGCCGCTCCGCAAGCCGCTGGCGATCACGGTGGGAATCCCCGCCAATGCGGCTTCTTCCGCGGCCGCCAACTTGGTGGCAATGCCGCCGGTGCCAAGCGCGCTCATGCTGGCGCCGCCGATCGCTTGGCGCATGCCGCGCGCGTCGCTAATCAAGGGAATCAGCGCGGCATCTTCATGGCCGCGCGGATCTTTGTCGTAGACGCCTTCGACATCGCTCAAGATGACCAACAGATCGGCGGCCAACAACGTCGCCACCAGCGCCGATAGATGATCGTTGTCGCCGAATTTCATTTCTTCGACGGCGACGGTATCGTTTTCGTTGACGATGGGAATGATCGACGACTCCAAGAGCATTTCAAACGTATGCTTGGCGTTGATGTAGCGCTGACGGTTGGCGAGATCGTCGGCGGTCAAGAGCACCTGGGCGACGCATTTGTCGAATTTCGAAAAGGCGCGCTCATAGAGCGCCATGAGTTTGATTTGCCCCACCGCGGCAAGCGCCTGCTTTTCAGGAATACTCTTGGGCCGTTCGGTCCGTCCAAGCCGCGTCATGCCAGCGGCCACCGCGCCGGAGCTGACCACGACGATTTCTTTCTTGCGCTCGTGCAGAAGGGCCAGTTCGCGCACCAAACCGCGCAAGCGGTTTTCCTCGATCCCCGCGCTCGACGAAAGAATCTGGCTGCCGATCTTGACGACGACCCGGTGCGCCCGTTTAAGGATTGGCTTCTTGTGCTCCAGCTGGCTCATGATCGCTCTCGCTCTGTTGCTTCAATTCATCCAGTTTGCGGCCAATTAAATAAACCAGCGCCTGCACGCCCTCAGTGGTGGCGGCGGAGATGACGTGCAGCGGGCGAAACGTTTTGGGCAGTTTCTTGCCCAGCAACTTGGCCTTTTCCCGCCCCTCGGGTAAATCGATTTTGTTGGCGACGACGATCTGCGGCTTGCCGATCAGTTCCGGATCGAAAAGCTCCATCTCGCGGTTGATAGCCTTCCACGCTGCCAACGGATCTTTATCATCGAGCAACGAGGCATCGAGCATATGCACCAACACCCGCGTGCGCATGACATGGCGGAGAAACTTATCGCCCAGGCCATGGCCTTGATGCGCCCCTTCGATCAACCCGGGAATATCCGCGGCGATGAAACTTTTCCCTTCGCCGTAACCCACCACGCCCAAGTTGGGCACCAGCGTGGTAAACGGATAATCGGCAATCTTCGGCCGCACCGCGGAGATCACCGAGATCAATGTCGACTTGCCGGCATTGGGCAGGCCAATGATTCCCACGTCGGCGAGCAAGCGCAGCTCAATTTCCAGATCGCGCTCGGCGCCGGGCTCGCCGGGCTGACAGTAACGCGGGCTACGGTTGGTCGACGACGCGAAATGGGCGTTGCCTTTACCGCCCCGGCCGCCGGCAGCGACCACGGTGCGCTCGCCGGGAGTTTTCATGTCAGCCAGCAGCTCGCCGGTGGCAGCGTCGCGAATCAACGTGCCGACCGGAACTTTGATGATGTAATCGTCGCCGCGCCGGCCGTCACAGCCGGCGTCGGCGCCGTGTTTGCCGGGACTCGCCTTGCATTCTTTGCGATAGCGCAGATCGAGCAGCGTCGCCAGTTGCCCGTCCGCTTCAGCGATCACATCGCCGCCGTGGCCGCCATTACCGCCATCGGGCGGGCCGCGGCGAACGAACTTAGCGCGATAAAAACTGACGCAACCCGGCCCGCCGTTACCGGCGATAGCGCGGATCTTGGTTTCGTCGATGAATTTCATGTCAAAATAGAATCCAGGAGTCAGAATCCAGAAGCAAACTCGGATCGCAATGATCGTGTCACAACTTCCGACTACTGAATTCTGACTTCTGTATTCTGCCTCGTCCCATCATCCGCTTCTCCCGGGCAAAAAAAAAGCCCCTTCCGGGGCTTTATCGATTGCGGCAGCGAAAGTTATTGAGCCGGTAGGACTTCGACTTTTTTGCGGACCTTGCTGTGCCGCCCATACTTCACGACGCCGTCGATCAACGAGAACAACGTGTAGTCGCGGCCCATGCCAACGTTCTTGCCCGGGTGAATCTTGGTGCCGAGTTGGCGGACTAAAATATTGCCGGCGCGCACGGTCTCCCCGCCGAACACTTTCACGCCCCGTCGTTGCCCATTGCTATCGCGCCCGTTGCGCGAACTGCCGCCTGCTTTTTTATGTGCCATCCTAGTTCCTCAACTACGCGTCGATCGCGGTTATCTTCAAAGCGGTTTGATATTGCCGGTGGCCTTGCCGGCGCATGTAGCCTTTGCGGCGCTTTTTCTTGAACACGAGGATCTTCTTGGCGCGGTCTTGGCCGACGATCTCGCCGGTGACCTTCGCATTGGTAACTAAAGGGGCGCCAATTTTAGCTTCGCCGTCGCCACCGACGAAAAGGACATCGTCCATGGTGATCTTCTCGCCGACTTCGCCGGCGAGCTTTTCGATCTTGACAACATCGCCCTCGGACACGCGGTATTGCTTACCGCCGGTTCTAATGACTGCGTATTTCATAGGATTTTCCCGAAGGGTATTGTTTAAAGTAAAAAACAGCCGAAGTCAACCAAAGCGGCTACTTAGGCGGAAATGAGACGGCCCCTTGCCAAACCCAAACAGACTTCTTAGATTAATCGACAATAGCCGTCAGATGAGTCTCGCGACGAATAACAACCTAAAAAACTGGGAGCACACCGATGCGAAAATTATTTTGCAACTCTAGTCTCATCGTAGCATTAGGACTGGTCACGCTGCTATCGATCTCCAGCTGCGGCTACAACGATCTTCAGGGCTTG
This window encodes:
- a CDS encoding DTW domain-containing protein, producing MTPFQVPSEYRSCCWRCRRPLSGCYCPLIRSFASEPRFIILSQPREAKHRLGTGRMAHLCLNNSTLNEGVDFSSDRRVNQVIDDPKNFSVVLYPSSDSINLSNLNRGERAALFPRRQQLVVFVLDGTWKSVRKMIGLSENLRRLPTVSFTPVTPSSYRIRRQPRPQFYSTIEAIHQVIDLFAVESDGNARPHDNLLAVFAALVDRQLTYTPQSAA
- a CDS encoding methyltransferase domain-containing protein: MSRDDEVRWDTQHAQSQVGEEPASFLRQMIEADAWPVPRGRALDLACGKGRNALYLAELGFEVVAMDISSVALAAGRSHAEAKRLTIDWQQVDLEQVHLGAAAYQLIVSFNYLQRSLMPQIKRAVKIGGYVIYETYLIDQKEIGQPKNPAYLLGHNELLKSFDDFRVLSYREGKFPDAGGGSFRAGIVAQRLG
- a CDS encoding ComF family protein, which produces MITSAIMAVCSPSIRRSAAGFLLSQLERGFDRLGCVMELAARPNFSERFDWLIDWLYPPRCRACAGRIDGRDAEFFCTPCWEQIQLVAHPLCNVCGRPFLDASGDDHTCGVCLERPPRFAAARAWACYPREELAEHPLRQVVQKYKYGRKVSLGKPLGRLLARGCGEFLAACQADLIVPVPLHTKRLRWRGFNQSLLLAKQVGRAYGLPVDPFILQRAKETPPQTQLPEDERRRNVRGAFALHPDKSVKGKIVLLVDDVYTSGATVNECSRTLKRGGAKEVYVLTLARAVY
- a CDS encoding creatininase family protein, yielding MKLAELHWPEVKQLNRENTVAVIPVGSMEQHGPHLPFSVDIHVSSRIAEELEKRMPEILLVPSIWTGVSAHHMDYPGSITLRARVFIDLLHDVCASLHHHGFREIVLLNGHGGNRSSLEVLGQELFVEFGLTVNTLAYWDLVPDLVKSLKKTKSTGMGHSGELETSLMLYLAPHLVNQKEIPQGELGIEAPGPTTGIKRYVNMKEHSIPGVIGMPSAATAEIGKKLYDGALDALEKAMRALQQQHH
- a CDS encoding extracellular solute-binding protein, encoding MKAQIQVLRFAIVSLLVFGVSLMPAHGQAKAIIEGAKKEGKVTIYGSLQEEVMKEVLGGFEKKFPAIKITYWRASTTAVMERAIAEFRQGKVGWDVFFTGVDAMEIMRKDGMFLKYQTPESKNFDKQFHHPFFSPNYRSSIIGFVYNTRLVSAAEAPKSYWDYVDPKWDGKTTMSDPLSHSSMVRWLASLHLVLGDRAKEDEYVQRLAASRPLLHRSLTPAVEAIASGEKPIGIAYIKYVCDMGKNGVPLDYVRLPAYLGETNYIAVGSKSANPNAAKLFIDHWYSKESMEALAKDCEFVNLRGVAPPLKDASAIKFVESIQRSESEYKQLGEKYGKIFKK
- a CDS encoding 2,3-bisphosphoglycerate-independent phosphoglycerate mutase, producing the protein MSSTQPVVVIILDGFGINPRKEFNAIANATTPHLDALLRDYPNSRLSMSGVDVGLPAGQMGNSEVGHMILGAGRVVYQDLTLIHKDIDEETFYHNKVLLDALRKTKATSNRLHVMGLLGDGGVHSHQLHLAAILEMAKREQLDQVFLHLFLDGRDTAPNSAEQFMVDLNGKLTQFPNVKIATVSGRYYAMDRDKRWDRVEKAYVCLTQGIGNQAPSALDAIRASYKAKITDEFVLPTVITDVAPDGLMRDGDGVIFFNFRADRARELSRALMDGDFNDFPRQRYVKLASYTTMTQYDETFNFPVAYQPREIRKILGEVASQAGVKQLRIAETEKYAHVTYFFNGGEEKKYPGEERILIPSPKDVATYDLKPEMSARPLTEALVKYLREQDVGMVIANYANADMVGHTGNFEASVKAVEVIDECLGKVVDAVLGKKGKIIITADHGNIEQLIDYDTGMPHTAHTTNLVPVILIDEEHRYCRLNQGTAIDVAPTVMQLLGLPQPVEMTGRSLILDS
- the rsfS gene encoding ribosome silencing factor, which gives rise to MSSWDKTLLLVRAALDRKACDLTVLDVHAHTSIADYFIVCSGRSDRQVQSIAQGLEDDGIEEGFKPFAVEGTQRGHWLLMDFSDVIVHIFYEPVRQFYDLDGLWGHAPRAKLPDAYAKMIQQFQTADENLSP
- a CDS encoding nicotinate-nucleotide adenylyltransferase, producing MKIGIFGGTFDPIHWGHLRSAEEVGETYRLDRVIFIPASMPPHKSGQTTTPAQDRLRMVRLAVARNPRFAVSTVELARPGLSYSIDTIREFAGKLKKGDSLYFIIGLDAFREIGTWKDFGEIFSLCNFIVTSRPGSKEHNPLKGTGVAVKKLFCYDSKRNNFLHRSGTRVHFIELTDIAISASEIRALVRQRKSIRYLVPSAVETFIKRRGLYAGRQA
- a CDS encoding glutamate-5-semialdehyde dehydrogenase, coding for MSDQTLKQEALRLGKQAKIAARLLAPLSSAEKNRALTLMADKLEAQSAFLIEENKKDLAFAQANGVSSAVLDRIALNSNRVGAMAQGLRDVVALPDPVREVVKMWRRPNGLQVGRMRIPLGVIGMIYEARPNVTADAAALCLKSGNAVILRGGSEAHHSNQAIGAVLRQACAETRVPADAVQVVQLKDHALVTELLQLEEYIDLIIPRGGEELIRAVVANSKIPVIKHYKGVCHVYVDADASLEMAEKICFNAKVQRPSVCNAMETLLVDEAIAAKFLPSMFAKYRAAGVEIRGCEKSCALVAGIKPASEEDWSAEYLDLILAVRVVKDMDDAIAHIEKYGSEHTETIVTNNYQKSREFIDRVNSSAVIVNASTRFNDGGELGLGAEIGISTSKIHAFGPMGLEELTTTKFIVFGDGQVRE
- the proB gene encoding glutamate 5-kinase; translated protein: MSQLEHKKPILKRAHRVVVKIGSQILSSSAGIEENRLRGLVRELALLHERKKEIVVVSSGAVAAGMTRLGRTERPKSIPEKQALAAVGQIKLMALYERAFSKFDKCVAQVLLTADDLANRQRYINAKHTFEMLLESSIIPIVNENDTVAVEEMKFGDNDHLSALVATLLAADLLVILSDVEGVYDKDPRGHEDAALIPLISDARGMRQAIGGASMSALGTGGIATKLAAAEEAALAGIPTVIASGLRSGVLGKVFDAKTQVGTLILPEENRLPNRKHWIAYNLKPGGELVVDQGAYDAVVQKGKSLLPSGLKEVRGVFGVGECVRCLDLAGKEFARGLVNYSAQELNRIRGLHTSKIEKVLGYKAYEEIIHRDDLVIL
- the obgE gene encoding GTPase ObgE, which translates into the protein MKFIDETKIRAIAGNGGPGCVSFYRAKFVRRGPPDGGNGGHGGDVIAEADGQLATLLDLRYRKECKASPGKHGADAGCDGRRGDDYIIKVPVGTLIRDAATGELLADMKTPGERTVVAAGGRGGKGNAHFASSTNRSPRYCQPGEPGAERDLEIELRLLADVGIIGLPNAGKSTLISVISAVRPKIADYPFTTLVPNLGVVGYGEGKSFIAADIPGLIEGAHQGHGLGDKFLRHVMRTRVLVHMLDASLLDDKDPLAAWKAINREMELFDPELIGKPQIVVANKIDLPEGREKAKLLGKKLPKTFRPLHVISAATTEGVQALVYLIGRKLDELKQQSESDHEPAGAQEANP
- a CDS encoding 50S ribosomal protein L27 yields the protein MAHKKAGGSSRNGRDSNGQRRGVKVFGGETVRAGNILVRQLGTKIHPGKNVGMGRDYTLFSLIDGVVKYGRHSKVRKKVEVLPAQ